The nucleotide sequence CACGTGAGCAGCACTAATATGCCTTATTGCGGCATGAGCTGTGAATACACGTCCTGACATTCTACGTGCCAATGGCAGCTACGTTTCCATTGCCGGGCATGCGTTTTCGGAGCGGGGAACGACGAACGGAAAACGACCTTCCCCGAATACTCCAGTCGTATACCGACGAGGGCGAGACAAGCGAGACATCCGCACGCGCTACGAGGCAATCGTTTGTTTTCATACGTCACGGACCCTCGCATCTTCTTCGCATTGATTGGTCTTTGCCGTCCGGGGTCGTCAGTCGCGCAAGGACTGCTTGGACGGCGCGGGACGGTGGGACTCCACATATGTCACATCCGGGACTGTCACATCCGTCGctgtcgattccgaaactataatGCACAAATGTGACAAACATTACATTAAGTTTCTGGATGCGCTAGTCCCTTTAAGCGACCTTTTCTGCCGTTACGACCGCTCACCCGGTAGTAGAAACGGTGCTTAATCGTGCTTTCAAGCCGCAAAGGGTGCAAGGCATCGAATAAGCATCCGAAAGTAACTTGCTGTACTATACCCGTCAAGCATACCACAACATTGAATCATGTACCACAATTATAACGTTTGGAACAAAGCACCGCACGTGGGAGCTCGCCACGAAACCACGTACCTCTTTCTCTCTACTCAGAAAAGTTCGCAACGTGTCTCTGTTCCGGTAATAACGGAGACGATGGAAGCTGGGCAAGTTCCCGCCCTGCGTATCATTGTGGACTTGAACGAAGGACAGCGAAATTCTCTTCGTGGCTTCGTCAATCAAAATCTTGGTGTCTTGATCTATTCTCGGTGAAATGTCGCTTTGGATCGCTTTTCTGAGTTGCTCTCGCATGGAGGCGAATAAGGCGCGTAGTGACTGCTCCTTGGCCCAAGGCTGGACAGACCTGGTGGAAGTTCAGAAAGTTGACTATATTGATTCTGCCATCGTTCGTTAGATGATCATACAAGGGCCCTCTTTCAGGCTTCAACACGATCAGGTGACAGAAGACATTCAAGCTGTTACCATCATGCTGTAACAACATTAACTACTGTGTCaaattgtagtttaactactggtGTAACTACACAGCCGCACTAGTTAAACGTACTTTGCAACTACTACGACGTAGTTGTTTAACGACGTTTTTGATCACTGATATTTTGTGCGCGTCGTTATATCTATGATAGTTTAGGCGTAGAAATAGCATGCGAGTGAGTGGGGAGCGAGAAGACAGTGAACTCCCACACTCGCAACAATCCTAGCACAGTACGCGCCCCTCCATACAATACTGATATGAAACGATAAAGTCATGACCTCCAATCTGACGACGGAAGGGGCGTAAGCTTTTTGAATGCGCTGTGTGTGTCGATCGTTATGTACCCTGATTAACACAAGGGACGTACGTTTTGCTGATGTGCCGTAGCGTTTCTGTATGCAAACTTGACAATGGGTGTCTCCATTCCGCGTCTAACTGGGCCAATGCTCCGACGGCCAACGGTCCTGTTGCAACACGTTGGATACTGTCCTGACTCCCCGTCGAAAATTCTTAAAAAATGCGTAGTTGTTGCTCgctgtaacctaactactgtagttaactacaataAATatgtttaactagtagttataACTACctttttgcaagtagtttctAACTACTTTCTACCTACCATCCAGTACAAGTAACTACTGCAGATCCCTGGTTACCATACACTTCtgatttgttgttgttagcCCGTATGACACTTAGGACATGGGCCCTCGAGCGTACTGCTGTAAACTTACGTCCAAACTAGACCATTCCAGTCATTGAGGAGCATAGGACGGCGTATGTCCTCCAGGCAGGTCCACACCGGATTTCTCTGGTACACGTCCCTCTTGAGCGTTTCCGTCAGGATAAGTTCTGACGTCGCACACATTACAGTGTACAGAGCAAGAGCGTGCGGCCGGGCGTTCCAAAGGCGAGCCACGTTGCGGATGACGATTTTTGGGTCGTGTATTTGAAGTACCGGGTCAGGTGAAGACATATTCTGAAATGCATAGTAAGCTGCAAGTCGTTGTAGCAAGCAATGCACAGAACAATGGATTAACAATCCATTAAAGTGCCTCTAGGGACTAAACCTCTTATGGTCAGAACCCTGCCGAATTTGTCATTGCAAGCTACCTATCTGATACTGTACTCTCCCAAAGTAGTGTTTCTCTGTGTGACCCAGAAGTACCATAAAATTAGTTTAAAGTTTTGTAAAGTGTCACGTCACGGGAAGTCCAGTCTACCAGTCATTTGGCAGATGCTGTTCCTCCTGGTAGTTGTTCCTCGTAGGCCGACTTTAGTTGAGGAAGTAGACTTCCCCACCGCAGCACCTGGCAGCCTTCCAACATGAGGCGGAGAGCAGAGACGCTCCCGCCTCTCCAAGCTCTCGGTGGAATCACCTTATCCGAGGTCCTTCGAAAATTCGTAGAACCACATAATGCTCACTCACAGCAGTTATATTTTCTGCAGAGTCTTTGAACGTGGATGATTTATTATAATACAGTAATATAATAGATTTAAAAACATGTTTAAGATACaaggacaagatggccgacaacgaagTGAGCGTGTACATCGAACAGTGAATTGTGaagaagtttctcgtgaatgaaggcgtaaagtcatctgagattcacagaagacttcaggctcagtatggccacgatacacttagctggagcaaagcgtttgagtggtgcaaacggttccgagacggccgtacatcagtgcaggacgatcccggccggggcggctcagagcgcAGTGTCaaagttcctgagaacatccaacttgcggagcgcctgatcctcaaggaccgacggataacatgtctcgaactggctcgaaagacggtcCTTTCTGTGgcaacgttgaacactatcattcatgaacacatccagtttcggaaagttagtgcccgttggggcCCGAAGCAGCtgtccgtgtttgaccggcagagaagactagAAATCTcacaagagctaaggtaccgtttcgacactgaaggacagccgttccttgatcggatcatcacgtgcgatgaaacgtgggtgcgcatcaaaacagtggaagcatccgggctcgccagcccCCAAGAAGTTCTGAAGCACcagtctgcgggtaaggtcatggccacggttttctgggacaaggctggcgttgttcatgttggttttctgcccagtggtaccaccatcaatagtgcatattactgccaggttaccagtgatgtgcataaggcgctgaagcaattaaaagcggccgggcctcatcgccaaaggagtcctcctacaggacaatgcacgcccgcataccgcgcatctcacgacacgcaccttacaggaaatTGGCTggaagttgctgccacatccctctTACAGTCCAGCTCGCCCTTAGCgattccatctcttcgggccaatGAAGGCTTCctttgggggccgccacttcagctgcgacgacgaggtcaagcaAGGATCCAGGATCCGATCCAAGGAtcagtccgatcatggctgctacgcgcgagtaaggatttctacgctgcttgGCATCcgagccctcgtgaaacgctgggacaagtgcattaatGCAGCTGGAGAtaacgttgaaaaataaaactaatttatcGCCTGTatgttcattttacttttgcgaaaaatgaaaagtcccggtttgacttgaacaccatATTAACAATgtaacaaataataataattgtaaaCGTTCTGTAGTCCGGAGTAGCACCTTAAGAAAGGTGAAATCTACTTTAACCTTTCTAGTTGACAAAATCACTCAGCGTGACAAAGAGAGGAGCTCCACAGTTTTTCTAGTCACCTCATTACCTTTCCCAGCTTGTATAACCTACCCGTTCCTCAAGGTACTCAACAATCACTTCATGGAAAATGCACAGGAATTCGGAGTGTCCCTTGAAGAACTCAGAGGCGTTCATCTGCACCATGTTTTTGTAGATCGGTCCGGTAATCTGCGAGTTGACAAGCGACATACGAAGCATCAGGGGATATGAATCCATGAATCGTATAGCCAGCAGATAATGCACTACAGAATGCACTCAGAGCGTCCCGAAAGATTTTGAGCGCTTACTCAATGTTGGCTACCTAGCGCAGGTAACTGATACCGATGTGAATGTGAACGCGAAGGGCAGGGATTCAAAATTttggcttcccccccccccccaaaaaaaaagagtgttcccaatatttattatatttagagagagagagagagattatgggttgaATGGCACAAAGGCCAAAGAGCGCCAGAACTATGTTGAGTGTGcgggagatgatgatgatgatgattatatTTAGGGTTCGGcgctttcggtttttattttaggCCTGATTCGACGTACGTTTTTCAGTGTTTACTTATTTTTATGAAATCTGCATTATTCGGCGATATTTCTGATGTGTACATGTTTTACCCTGCACTTATCGGCGAATATAAATCGCAACGTGATTTATGAACTGAAACTGGAACGTGATTTCAAAAGTGTGCGTCTCAGCGAAAccttcaataaaaaaaaaacaaaacaaaaagatacAAAACTAGCCCTATGAGACATCGCAAAAGAACACTGTGTTGTTCCACGGCGAAACGGTCGAATCTAAAGGGTGAAAGCAGAGGCTGATTTTTTTCCCTGTTACACTTAACGCGTGTAGCGATTAATCCTCCTAACCTTTCATCGGACATTCATTtgtattcggtgttttcagtTAAAATCGAACGTTGAAAAAATTTACCGGTGTATGTTTTCCGGATAAAAACGAAAAAGCGAAATTATATTCTAAGCAATGTCGCAAATCACTGCAGAATGTCGAGCATGTTCGTATGTCTTTGGTTCGACTAACAATACTTttcaataacttttttttttataaatcaACTTTGCTCGAATATTATATGAATGCCGTCACATTACGATTTTGTTAGAGAACCCGGATTCTCCAAGAGTGACGCGCTTCCAGTCCCCGCTTTCCGCGGAAGACCGTCCCACCGGTGTGGTGAGGAGACGGAAATCGATCTTACCGGAGCAGTGTCTCCAGACGCGTGGCAGATTACTCACTCAATGACGTCACACTTCTCAAAAGTATAAATTATTTTTATGACATCTGAATGCCGTGGCACAAATTCAGTAGAATTCTGAGCAAACGATGTTTGTTTCATAGTGACATGCACTTCACGTTATGAGTTCCTACCTCAGAGTCCTCGTACGTGTCCAGTGCTAGAGCGTCCACAAGGTCACGATTTAGCACTGGCGTGCCCATGGCTGCACTCGCAATCTTGGTAATGGAACCGCTCTCCAGGGCTGATTTGAGGATGGTGGCTAGCGGTACACCGTGGTCGATTACGACTGGAGCGTGGTCGTCGAGAAATACGCGTATGGCTGGCACAGCCCTTCGAGTGACAGCGAGTACCAGCAGCGGGCGTAAGAGGGCGGTGGTATTCTCGCTTCGCAAAATGTTCATAGAGAGATTCAGGTAAACTATGAAGTCTGTGAAGTCTTCGGGGAGGGTTTGCGGGTTCATCAGGGTACCGTAACAGGCATGGTAGTAATCTACCAGTTTCTAGAGGGTAAAGTAGACACAGGTAGTACGTAAGTTCAAAAAGTGGAACCTGCTTCCCTCGCGGCCTTACCCGAGATCGTTCAGGGAACACGTGTCGAGGAGTTTCCAGAAGCGTGTGGTTCATGGACTGGTAGACGGATCGTTCTTGTTGGTACCTGAACGAGGTGGTGGCTCGTCCGCAGACGTACTCATAAAAGTCATCGCATGGTTCGGCACTCAGGTTACCAACTGTGTCCAGGTACCCCCTGAGGTCATCACAGTCTTGGCTGGTGCAGGAGGTGGTAGCATGGTGCCATCTTATTGCCGAGTACCTGCGAACGGGATGTCAATGCGTCTATATCCACACGCGAACCGAATGCACCACGTGTCTCATGTGGCTCAGGCTTAACTTGACAAATAGGAAAGTATGGAAAACAGCGGCATTCTAGGCTTTACTTCCGCGAGACTGCTATATCATCATGGGTGTCCCAGTTAATGTTAGTGTGTCCTTGTCATGAGTTGGTGTCCTAGAGAGCCCTATGTGCCAGATGTGTAAGGTTGCTGCACGATACATGGTGCATGTACAACAAGAATATTTTTGAAGTGGGGGCGCTTAttcaaattgggagtagatttacattATTTAATTGTTAAATTATCCAGGTGAGCTCCCAGTGGAATGAATGGTTATGTCCTGATGTTTGGGTTTCCCATGGCTTTG is from Ornithodoros turicata isolate Travis chromosome 8, ASM3712646v1, whole genome shotgun sequence and encodes:
- the LOC135366794 gene encoding uncharacterized protein LOC135366794, whose translation is MPQSKDDSYKTLSQTMSSMTNAVTAKETMTTSNEEYVTAPERPLLARDRSIPRPPRENVMSSTSSTMERVLFDRTNSASSAAVAPPDWTVFCHLFVLYLAIISTGLSLHAWYSAIRWHHATTSCTSQDCDDLRGYLDTVGNLSAEPCDDFYEYVCGRATTSFRYQQERSVYQSMNHTLLETPRHVFPERSRKLVDYYHACYGTLMNPQTLPEDFTDFIVYLNLSMNILRSENTTALLRPLLVLAVTRRAVPAIRVFLDDHAPVVIDHGVPLATILKSALESGSITKIASAAMGTPVLNRDLVDALALDTYEDSEITGPIYKNMVQMNASEFFKGHSEFLCIFHEVIVEYLEERNMSSPDPVLQIHDPKIVIRNVARLWNARPHALALYTVMCATSELILTETLKRDVYQRNPVWTCLEDIRRPMLLNDWNGLVWTSVQPWAKEQSLRALFASMREQLRKAIQSDISPRIDQDTKILIDEATKRISLSFVQVHNDTQGGNLPSFHRLRYYRNRDTLRTFLSREKEHTSGDNIGDLATLSIHFNPAMYQTQVTPGVLVPPLFSTNYSPFIQAAGLGFLIAATIVSSVANPVTWPVKVPDLFVNISNCLLDQAGMVGDNVRYVLFNVAQGLRLAALTQDRRPPKDKLMTEHAAIQEELRWREDRRLFYRMSCSVFCMDVVYHIPPHELCHAAIGNSLDFYWLFGCNPSSRMARRGVCALG